Proteins from one Haloarchaeobius litoreus genomic window:
- a CDS encoding universal stress protein, whose translation MFERLLIAVDGSDCATRAARAGVAMAATYGASVDAVVAAHDELDEDDAEQVLADVEAIGADAGVTVESHVVTGRPARSVVSFADEVDADVIVVGRHGLSGFRERLLGGTTERVLRRTDRHVLTVPSGDGPVDDYTDVLLPTDGSEDAAAAGAPATDLASTYGATLHVLGVVDVVRESGPFSAGGVDQAYIDRLLDAEREGVDALADDCADLAEEDLAIERAAVTGTPSEAIVAYVEDEGVDLVVMSSSGESSLAGQLLGSTTDRVLRTIDEPVLVVHP comes from the coding sequence ATGTTCGAGCGACTTCTCATCGCGGTCGACGGAAGCGACTGTGCCACACGAGCGGCCCGTGCGGGCGTGGCGATGGCGGCGACGTACGGGGCGTCGGTCGACGCCGTCGTCGCGGCCCACGACGAACTCGACGAGGACGATGCCGAGCAGGTCCTCGCCGACGTCGAGGCCATCGGCGCGGACGCCGGCGTCACGGTCGAGTCCCACGTCGTGACCGGCCGCCCCGCCCGGTCGGTCGTCTCCTTCGCGGACGAGGTCGACGCGGACGTCATCGTGGTGGGTCGACACGGGCTCTCCGGCTTCCGCGAACGACTCCTCGGGGGCACCACCGAGCGCGTGCTCCGCCGCACCGACCGGCACGTCCTGACGGTCCCGTCCGGCGACGGGCCGGTCGACGACTACACCGACGTCCTCCTCCCGACCGACGGCAGCGAGGACGCCGCCGCGGCCGGCGCACCCGCGACCGACCTCGCGAGCACGTACGGTGCGACGCTGCACGTCCTCGGGGTCGTCGACGTGGTCCGCGAGTCCGGCCCGTTCAGCGCCGGCGGCGTCGACCAGGCGTACATCGACCGCCTCCTCGATGCCGAGCGGGAGGGCGTCGACGCGCTCGCCGACGACTGTGCCGACCTCGCCGAGGAGGACCTGGCCATCGAACGCGCCGCCGTGACGGGCACCCCGAGCGAGGCGATCGTCGCGTACGTCGAGGACGAGGGCGTCGACCTCGTCGTCATGAGCTCCAGCGGCGAGTCGAGCCTCGCCGGTCAGCTGCTCGGGAGTACGACCGACCGCGTCCTGCGGACCATCGACGAGCCCGTGCTCGTCGTGCATCCCTGA
- a CDS encoding sodium:calcium antiporter: MSNNRLRHPLTAVAGALLMTVPWLLLHGFRMKGVFNLWPGLIPGLKATEETALGELGLIIVVAGIAILGASFLLAWAAETAEEDVPRAFALAVLAILAVAPEYAVDALYAWEAGANPGSNAGNLAVANMTGANRILIGLGWSGIALFTVYKVAKTSDPAVEEHRGFLADRIRLDRDISTEIFFLFVATVYAFFVPLNGGIGILDTIFLVGLYVVYILSALNAPHTDEEQVGIPAYLQSFSKLRRVATVLALFVFSGVVILVAVEPFAHGLEYSGTSIGISSFLMIQWVAPLASESPELIVVAYLVNKARSTAGFNALISSKLNQWTLLIGTLAIVYSISFGSIATLQFNAEQSGEIWLTAAQSYFALTILMSFDISMREAVALLVLFVSQVVIAFAIDAGVLGLDLLFTLHAFTALYLVLGTALLIYRRAALVELVGLTRQQVFGDGVHAEPDPEVQPTED; encoded by the coding sequence ATGAGCAACAATCGCCTTCGCCACCCACTGACAGCCGTCGCCGGGGCACTCCTCATGACGGTCCCGTGGCTGCTACTCCACGGGTTCCGCATGAAGGGTGTCTTCAACCTCTGGCCGGGGCTGATACCGGGATTGAAAGCGACGGAGGAGACGGCGCTCGGCGAGCTGGGCCTGATAATCGTGGTGGCAGGAATCGCGATTCTCGGCGCCTCGTTCCTGCTCGCGTGGGCCGCGGAGACCGCAGAGGAGGACGTTCCGCGGGCGTTCGCGCTCGCCGTCCTCGCCATCCTGGCGGTCGCCCCCGAGTACGCTGTCGACGCGCTGTACGCGTGGGAGGCCGGTGCCAATCCAGGGTCCAACGCCGGGAATCTCGCGGTCGCGAACATGACCGGCGCGAACCGGATCCTCATCGGTCTCGGCTGGTCTGGTATCGCCCTCTTCACCGTCTACAAGGTCGCGAAGACGTCCGACCCCGCAGTCGAGGAGCACCGGGGCTTCCTCGCGGACCGCATCAGACTCGACCGCGACATCTCGACGGAGATCTTCTTCCTCTTCGTCGCGACCGTCTACGCCTTCTTCGTCCCGCTGAACGGCGGGATCGGTATCCTCGATACGATCTTCCTCGTCGGCCTGTACGTCGTCTACATCCTCTCGGCGCTGAACGCGCCACACACCGACGAGGAGCAGGTCGGTATCCCCGCCTACCTCCAGTCGTTCTCGAAGCTCCGGCGCGTCGCCACCGTCCTCGCCCTGTTCGTCTTCTCCGGCGTGGTCATCCTCGTCGCCGTCGAGCCGTTCGCGCACGGGCTGGAGTACTCGGGCACCAGCATCGGCATCTCCTCGTTCCTGATGATCCAGTGGGTCGCCCCGCTGGCGAGCGAGAGCCCGGAACTCATCGTCGTCGCCTACCTCGTCAACAAGGCGCGCTCGACGGCCGGGTTCAACGCGCTCATCTCCTCGAAGCTGAACCAGTGGACGCTGCTCATCGGGACGCTCGCCATCGTCTACAGCATCTCCTTCGGCTCCATCGCGACGCTCCAGTTCAACGCCGAACAGTCCGGCGAGATCTGGCTGACGGCCGCACAGAGCTACTTCGCGCTGACCATCCTGATGAGCTTCGACATCAGCATGCGCGAGGCTGTCGCGCTGCTCGTGCTGTTCGTCTCACAGGTCGTCATCGCGTTCGCCATCGACGCGGGCGTGCTCGGTCTCGACCTCCTGTTCACGCTACACGCCTTCACGGCACTCTACCTGGTCCTCGGGACCGCGCTCCTCATCTACCGGCGAGCGGCGCTGGTCGAACTCGTCGGCCTCACCCGTCAGCAGGTGTTCGGTGACGGCGTTCACGCCGAGCCCGACCCCGAGGTACAGCCGACCGAGGACTGA
- a CDS encoding D-aminoacyl-tRNA deacylase — protein sequence MIAIVVSRADSASEHIGEHLLDLADWEATVDDSRPDADGGGTVHRTDGFERRTFDELHLHLDGVAAAFDDPDLLLFASRHSGDTGPLLTAHFTGNFGPAEYGGDDDALAAACPNAQADLLAAFDRHAPDGYEVGMECTHHGPSDVGVPSMFVELGSSEDEWADPEGARAVARAILDIEGVYPHRERTVVGFGGGHYVPRFERVVRDTGWAVGHVAGDWSLDAMGHPAEHRAVIDRAFAASDASLALVEGDHPALVDTIEELGYRVVSETWLREVDGRDLDRVAELEETIASVDEGLRFGVHFDDDDWTVRDLPVDLLATAQGIDRERTYDVVEAHAVALETENAGNRVGDRAAFPPGGFDALVGELCDVLAEKYESVRCEGDVVVAVERAFDPALAHEAGVPEGPKFGKLAGGHAVEVEGETVDPASVRTERTERFHLG from the coding sequence GTGATAGCCATCGTCGTCAGCCGCGCGGACTCGGCCTCGGAGCACATCGGTGAGCACCTGCTCGACCTCGCCGACTGGGAGGCGACGGTCGACGACAGCCGCCCCGACGCCGACGGCGGTGGGACCGTCCACCGCACGGACGGGTTCGAGCGACGGACCTTCGACGAGCTGCACCTCCACCTGGACGGCGTCGCCGCGGCGTTCGACGACCCCGACCTGTTGCTGTTCGCGTCCCGACACTCGGGCGACACTGGGCCGCTGCTGACGGCGCATTTCACGGGGAACTTCGGCCCGGCGGAGTACGGTGGGGACGACGACGCGCTTGCGGCTGCGTGCCCGAACGCACAGGCCGACCTGCTGGCGGCGTTCGACCGGCACGCGCCCGACGGCTACGAGGTCGGCATGGAGTGCACGCACCACGGTCCGAGCGACGTCGGGGTCCCGTCGATGTTCGTCGAACTCGGTAGCAGCGAGGACGAGTGGGCCGACCCGGAGGGTGCCCGCGCCGTGGCACGGGCGATCCTCGACATCGAGGGCGTCTACCCGCACCGAGAGCGCACCGTCGTCGGCTTCGGCGGTGGCCACTACGTCCCGCGGTTCGAGCGCGTCGTCCGCGACACCGGCTGGGCGGTCGGGCACGTCGCCGGCGACTGGTCGCTCGACGCGATGGGCCACCCCGCGGAACATCGCGCCGTCATCGACCGCGCGTTCGCGGCAAGCGACGCGTCGCTCGCGCTCGTCGAGGGCGACCACCCCGCGCTCGTCGACACCATCGAGGAGCTGGGCTACCGCGTCGTGAGCGAGACCTGGCTCCGCGAGGTCGACGGGCGAGACCTGGACCGCGTCGCCGAACTGGAGGAGACCATCGCGAGCGTCGACGAGGGCCTCCGGTTCGGGGTCCACTTCGACGACGACGACTGGACGGTCCGCGACCTCCCTGTCGACCTCCTCGCGACGGCACAGGGCATCGACCGCGAGCGGACCTACGATGTCGTCGAAGCGCACGCGGTCGCCCTCGAGACGGAGAACGCCGGCAACCGGGTCGGCGACCGGGCGGCGTTCCCCCCGGGCGGGTTCGACGCACTCGTCGGCGAACTCTGTGACGTGCTGGCCGAGAAGTACGAGTCGGTCCGGTGTGAGGGCGACGTGGTCGTCGCCGTGGAGCGCGCCTTCGACCCTGCACTCGCCCACGAGGCGGGCGTTCCGGAGGGACCGAAGTTCGGCAAACTCGCCGGCGGGCACGCGGTCGAGGTCGAGGGCGAGACGGTCGACCCCGCGTCGGTCCGGACCGAGCGAACGGAGCGGTTCCACCTGGGATAA
- the ftsZ gene encoding cell division protein FtsZ, which yields MDSIVEDAIDEAEGEAETPDEGGLPGATQQDEPAHRTGKMTDDELEDVLEDLQTNITVVGCGGGGGNTIDRMHEEGIHGAKLVAANTDVQHLVEIESDEKILMGEQKTGGRGAGSLPQVGEEAALESQEEIYESIEGSDMVFVTAGLGGGTGTGSAPVVAKAARESGALTIAIVTTPFTAEGEVRRTNAEAGLERLRDVSDTVIVVPNDRLLDSVGKLPVRQAFKVSDEVLMRSVKGITELITKPGLVNLDFADVRTVMERGGVAMIGLGESDSDAKSTDSVKAALRSPLLDVDISGASSALVNVTGGSDMSIEEAEGVVEEIYDRIDPDARIIWGTSIDETLDGSMRTMIVVTGVDSPQIYGQPGDDTAEPDPSTQQDIDFVE from the coding sequence ATGGATTCGATCGTTGAAGACGCTATCGACGAGGCCGAGGGGGAGGCCGAGACCCCCGACGAGGGTGGTCTCCCGGGAGCCACCCAGCAGGACGAACCGGCGCACCGAACGGGCAAGATGACCGACGACGAGCTGGAGGACGTACTCGAAGACCTCCAGACGAACATCACCGTCGTCGGCTGTGGCGGTGGCGGCGGCAACACCATCGACCGGATGCACGAGGAGGGCATCCACGGCGCGAAGCTCGTCGCCGCGAACACCGACGTCCAGCACCTCGTCGAGATCGAGTCCGACGAGAAGATACTGATGGGCGAGCAGAAGACCGGCGGGCGCGGCGCGGGCTCGCTCCCGCAGGTCGGCGAGGAGGCAGCCCTCGAATCCCAGGAGGAGATCTACGAGTCCATCGAGGGCTCGGACATGGTGTTCGTCACGGCCGGCCTCGGCGGCGGCACGGGCACCGGCTCCGCGCCGGTCGTCGCGAAGGCCGCCCGCGAGTCGGGCGCGCTCACCATCGCCATCGTCACGACGCCGTTCACCGCGGAGGGCGAGGTCCGCCGCACGAACGCGGAGGCCGGGCTCGAACGGCTCCGCGACGTGAGCGACACGGTCATCGTCGTCCCGAACGACCGGCTGCTCGACTCCGTCGGCAAGCTCCCCGTCCGGCAGGCGTTCAAGGTCTCCGACGAGGTGCTCATGCGTTCGGTGAAGGGCATCACCGAGCTCATCACGAAGCCCGGGCTCGTCAACCTCGACTTCGCCGACGTCCGCACCGTCATGGAGCGCGGTGGCGTCGCGATGATCGGTCTCGGCGAGTCCGACTCCGACGCCAAGTCCACCGACTCCGTGAAGGCCGCACTCCGGTCGCCGCTGCTCGACGTGGACATCTCCGGCGCGTCCTCCGCGCTGGTCAACGTCACCGGCGGCTCGGACATGAGCATCGAGGAGGCCGAGGGTGTCGTCGAGGAGATCTACGACCGCATCGACCCCGACGCCCGCATCATCTGGGGTACGTCCATCGACGAGACCCTCGACGGCAGCATGCGCACGATGATCGTCGTCACCGGCGTCGACTCCCCGCAGATCTACGGCCAGCCCGGCGACGACACCGCCGAGCCCGACCCCTCGACCCAGCAGGACATCGACTTCGTCGAGTAA
- a CDS encoding protein translocase SEC61 complex subunit gamma, with product MNVPKDLNSYVRVLKMASTPSREEFSQIAKIAGAGILLVGVMGFIIALVMGFLPA from the coding sequence ATGAACGTTCCAAAGGACCTCAACTCCTACGTGCGTGTGCTCAAGATGGCGAGCACACCCTCGCGCGAGGAGTTCTCACAGATCGCCAAAATCGCCGGTGCAGGGATTCTGCTCGTCGGCGTCATGGGTTTCATCATCGCACTCGTCATGGGGTTCCTCCCCGCCTGA
- a CDS encoding transcription elongation factor Spt5, which produces MPIYAVKTTASQERTVADMIMNREEETIHAALAPDSLTSYVMVEADDYNIIERVLEDIPHARSVIPGESDITEVEHFLSPKPDVEGIAEGDIVELIAGPFKGEKAQVQRIDEGKDQVTVELYEATVPIPVTVRGDQIRVLDSEER; this is translated from the coding sequence ATGCCCATCTACGCAGTCAAGACGACCGCGAGCCAGGAGCGAACGGTCGCCGATATGATCATGAACCGCGAGGAGGAGACCATCCACGCCGCGCTCGCGCCCGACTCACTGACGAGCTACGTGATGGTCGAGGCGGACGACTACAACATCATCGAGCGCGTGCTCGAGGACATCCCGCACGCCCGCAGCGTCATCCCCGGGGAGTCCGACATCACCGAGGTCGAGCACTTCCTCTCCCCGAAGCCTGACGTCGAGGGCATCGCGGAGGGCGACATCGTCGAGCTCATCGCCGGCCCGTTCAAGGGCGAGAAGGCGCAGGTCCAGCGCATCGACGAGGGGAAGGACCAGGTCACCGTCGAGCTGTACGAGGCGACGGTCCCGATCCCGGTCACGGTGCGCGGCGACCAGATCCGGGTGCTGGACAGCGAGGAGCGCTAG
- a CDS encoding DUF7565 family protein has translation MPWECGIDGCGERFGTPEDLVVHQSTDHERRECKVCGVVVPDGYLAIRHAFNEHSRAEYVRAYGASSEEVREREEIKDLIEEEADLQTVVERLGGEAVQS, from the coding sequence ATGCCCTGGGAATGCGGAATCGACGGCTGCGGCGAGCGGTTCGGCACGCCCGAGGACCTCGTCGTCCATCAGAGCACCGACCACGAGCGCCGCGAGTGCAAGGTCTGTGGTGTCGTCGTCCCCGACGGCTACCTCGCCATCCGCCACGCCTTCAACGAGCACTCTCGAGCCGAGTACGTCCGCGCCTACGGTGCCAGCTCCGAGGAGGTGCGCGAACGCGAGGAGATAAAGGACCTCATCGAGGAGGAAGCGGACCTCCAGACGGTCGTCGAACGCCTCGGCGGCGAGGCCGTCCAGTCCTGA
- the ribH gene encoding 6,7-dimethyl-8-ribityllumazine synthase yields MTALGLVVAQFYEELAAEIEAEARTLIEDRDAEVAETVHVPGVYDAPLAADRLARQERIDAVAVLGVVVTGDTDHDQVVTHAAARRLSDVGLGRDTPVTFGVAGPDMSAPEARDRIEKCASAVDAAVDLTEALPARGQQ; encoded by the coding sequence ATGACAGCACTCGGACTCGTGGTCGCGCAGTTCTACGAGGAGCTGGCGGCGGAGATAGAAGCCGAAGCGCGGACACTCATCGAGGACCGCGACGCAGAGGTCGCCGAGACGGTCCACGTCCCCGGCGTCTACGACGCGCCCCTCGCCGCCGACCGGCTGGCCAGGCAGGAACGAATCGACGCTGTTGCGGTGCTCGGTGTCGTCGTCACCGGCGACACGGACCACGACCAGGTCGTGACACACGCCGCCGCGCGCCGACTCTCCGACGTGGGGCTCGGTCGGGACACTCCCGTCACCTTCGGCGTCGCCGGCCCCGACATGAGCGCACCGGAGGCCCGCGACCGAATCGAGAAGTGCGCGAGCGCAGTCGACGCCGCCGTCGACCTGACGGAGGCGCTGCCGGCCAGGGGACAACAGTAA
- a CDS encoding SprT family zinc-dependent metalloprotease: protein MASDSTGAPDPDTPEDLLAWARTYAGTVDIDVDLDSVDWTVSKHARRRAGACRYDPDHGVTIVLSWHSYQAHGWAEVAATVRHELVHAWEFQRFGESGHGPRFKQQADAVDAPRHCEPFADPRYLLRCRDDDCDWSARRYRASKTVTDPGRYRCGDCGDRYVVEHADSGRTWADDAGYEQVRAELGDDW from the coding sequence GTGGCCAGCGACAGCACCGGCGCGCCCGACCCCGACACGCCCGAGGACCTGCTCGCGTGGGCACGCACCTACGCCGGCACGGTCGACATCGACGTGGACCTCGATTCGGTCGACTGGACCGTCTCGAAGCACGCCCGCCGCCGGGCCGGAGCCTGCCGGTACGACCCCGACCACGGCGTCACCATCGTCCTTTCCTGGCACTCCTATCAGGCCCACGGCTGGGCCGAGGTCGCCGCCACGGTCCGCCACGAACTCGTCCACGCCTGGGAGTTCCAGCGCTTCGGCGAGTCGGGCCACGGCCCCCGGTTCAAGCAGCAGGCCGACGCGGTCGACGCCCCCCGTCACTGCGAGCCGTTCGCGGATCCGCGCTATCTGCTCCGCTGCCGGGACGACGACTGCGACTGGAGCGCCCGCCGTTACCGCGCCTCGAAGACCGTCACCGACCCCGGCCGCTACCGCTGTGGCGACTGCGGCGACCGGTACGTCGTCGAGCACGCGGACTCGGGTCGAACGTGGGCGGACGACGCGGGCTACGAGCAGGTGCGGGCCGAACTCGGCGACGACTGGTGA
- a CDS encoding 2-amino-3,7-dideoxy-D-threo-hept-6-ulosonate synthase, giving the protein MTTPGTRARLGRIGTRGNHLVVPMDHGITLGAVQGLKDIESTIDAVTRAGADAVLTQKGIAPRVHDHRNDAGYIVHLNASTTIGPDTNDKRLTGTVEEAIRAGADAVSFHINVGSDHEPEQIEDLAGVTDTASRFGIPVLAMAYARGPGVDSTDPESLGHAVRLAEELGADLVKTGYSGDGASFEHVCESTRLPVLIAGGARGSDRETVEMVRGAMDGGAAGVSMGRSIFQHEDPAAITAAVSAVVHDDASVDAALERGGFVVEA; this is encoded by the coding sequence ATGACGACACCAGGAACACGCGCACGCCTCGGTCGCATCGGGACACGGGGGAACCACCTCGTCGTGCCGATGGACCACGGCATCACACTCGGTGCGGTACAGGGACTGAAGGACATCGAATCGACCATCGACGCGGTGACGCGCGCCGGTGCCGACGCCGTCCTCACGCAGAAGGGCATCGCGCCGCGCGTCCACGACCACAGGAACGACGCGGGCTACATCGTCCACCTCAACGCCTCGACGACCATCGGCCCGGACACGAACGACAAGCGCCTCACGGGCACCGTCGAGGAGGCCATCCGGGCCGGGGCCGACGCCGTCTCCTTCCACATCAACGTCGGCAGCGACCACGAGCCCGAGCAGATCGAGGACCTCGCGGGTGTCACCGACACCGCCTCGCGCTTCGGTATCCCCGTTCTCGCGATGGCGTACGCCCGCGGTCCCGGCGTCGACAGCACCGACCCCGAGTCGCTCGGCCACGCGGTCCGCCTCGCCGAGGAGCTCGGCGCTGACCTCGTGAAGACCGGCTACTCCGGCGACGGCGCGTCCTTCGAGCACGTCTGCGAGTCGACCCGGCTCCCCGTCCTCATCGCCGGCGGGGCCCGCGGCAGCGACCGCGAGACCGTCGAGATGGTCCGCGGCGCGATGGACGGCGGCGCGGCCGGCGTCTCCATGGGTCGCTCCATCTTCCAGCACGAGGACCCCGCCGCCATCACGGCCGCCGTCTCCGCCGTGGTCCACGACGACGCGAGCGTCGACGCGGCGCTCGAACGCGGTGGCTTCGTCGTCGAAGCCTGA
- the trpA gene encoding tryptophan synthase subunit alpha, translating to MSDLEAAFDEPAFVPYLCVGDPSVERTREYVQALVRGGADVLELGLPFSEPIAEGPTIQGSVVRALEAGVTPEVYLDFVESLDVDVPVVCMTYYNLLYQYGDSDGPESFVARAAEVGISGFVIPDLPAEEAGPLRAACDEHGLDLVFIVAPTTAGERLERMVELSSGYLYVQARLGVTGAKADVSDQTAESLAKVSQYDIPKAVGFGVSSGDQARHIVEAGADGVIVGSALVDIVAEFGDADGDDVPDRLEAMARELSEGVTAGAEDMAKPEGQ from the coding sequence ATGAGCGACCTCGAAGCCGCCTTCGACGAGCCGGCGTTCGTGCCGTACCTCTGCGTCGGCGACCCGAGCGTCGAGCGCACCCGCGAGTACGTGCAGGCGCTCGTCCGCGGCGGCGCGGACGTGCTCGAACTCGGGCTGCCGTTCTCCGAGCCGATCGCGGAGGGACCGACCATCCAGGGCTCGGTCGTTCGCGCGCTGGAAGCGGGGGTCACGCCCGAGGTCTACCTCGACTTCGTGGAATCGCTCGACGTGGACGTGCCAGTCGTCTGCATGACCTACTACAACCTGCTCTACCAGTATGGCGACAGCGACGGACCGGAGTCGTTCGTCGCACGCGCCGCCGAGGTCGGCATCTCCGGCTTCGTCATCCCGGACCTGCCCGCCGAGGAGGCCGGCCCCCTCAGAGCGGCCTGCGACGAGCACGGGCTCGACCTCGTGTTCATCGTCGCGCCGACGACAGCGGGCGAGCGCCTCGAGCGCATGGTCGAACTGTCCTCCGGCTACCTCTACGTACAGGCGCGCCTCGGCGTCACCGGGGCGAAGGCCGACGTGAGCGACCAGACCGCCGAGTCGCTGGCGAAGGTCAGTCAGTACGACATCCCTAAGGCGGTCGGCTTCGGGGTGTCGAGTGGTGACCAGGCGCGGCACATCGTCGAGGCCGGTGCGGACGGCGTCATCGTCGGGAGCGCGCTCGTCGACATCGTCGCCGAGTTCGGCGACGCCGACGGGGACGACGTGCCGGATCGACTCGAAGCGATGGCCCGCGAACTCAGCGAGGGCGTCACGGCAGGCGCGGAAGATATGGCGAAACCGGAAGGCCAATAA
- the trpB gene encoding tryptophan synthase subunit beta: MSLNDETRREDGDTTDEDRPGTFGRYGGQYVPEALMPAVQELEDAYERYVLGNEDGFVDEFRRRLRDFGGRPTPLQRADRLSDRFGTEVYLKREDLVHGGAHKLNNALGQVLLAKYMGKERVVAETGAGQHGTATAMAAAHLDVPCEVYMGTRDIQRQRPNVFRMRLNGSEVNPVSAGRGTLKEAINETMRDWATNVEDTHYVIGSVVGPHPFPEMVRTFQSVISEEAREQVQEQAGRLPDSVVACAGGGSNTMGAFHEFVGDESVDLFAVEAGGSSLAVDEDAGVAPNSASLSTGSDGVLHGARTKLLQDSDGNVVESHSVSSGLDYAGVGPELAHLVDTDRVTPVNVDDDAALEAFHLLSQEEGIIPALESAHAVAFADAHPEQLGELTVVNVSGRGDKDLESVIEETEKRELSNAPSMDVFSEVGR, from the coding sequence GTGAGCCTGAACGACGAGACACGACGAGAGGACGGCGACACGACGGACGAGGACCGCCCCGGCACGTTCGGCCGCTACGGTGGCCAGTACGTTCCCGAGGCGCTGATGCCCGCGGTACAGGAGCTGGAGGACGCCTACGAGCGCTACGTCCTGGGCAACGAGGACGGCTTCGTGGACGAGTTCCGGCGGCGGCTCCGGGACTTCGGGGGTCGCCCGACGCCGCTCCAGCGCGCAGACCGCCTGAGCGACCGCTTCGGAACCGAGGTGTACCTCAAGCGCGAGGACCTGGTCCACGGTGGCGCACACAAGCTGAACAACGCGCTCGGGCAGGTGCTGCTCGCGAAGTACATGGGCAAGGAGCGGGTCGTCGCCGAGACAGGCGCGGGACAGCACGGCACCGCGACGGCGATGGCGGCAGCACACCTCGACGTGCCCTGCGAGGTGTACATGGGCACCCGCGACATCCAGCGCCAGCGCCCCAACGTCTTCCGGATGCGGCTGAACGGCAGCGAGGTGAACCCCGTCTCGGCCGGCCGCGGCACGCTGAAGGAGGCCATCAACGAGACGATGCGCGACTGGGCGACGAACGTCGAGGACACCCACTACGTCATCGGCAGCGTCGTCGGCCCGCATCCGTTCCCCGAGATGGTCCGCACCTTCCAGTCGGTCATCAGCGAGGAGGCCCGCGAGCAGGTGCAGGAGCAGGCCGGGCGACTGCCGGACTCGGTCGTCGCCTGCGCCGGCGGCGGCTCGAACACGATGGGTGCGTTCCACGAGTTCGTCGGCGACGAGTCGGTCGACCTCTTCGCGGTCGAAGCCGGCGGCTCCTCGCTCGCGGTCGACGAGGACGCGGGCGTCGCGCCGAACTCGGCGAGCCTGTCGACCGGTTCTGACGGTGTTCTCCACGGCGCGCGGACGAAGCTGCTGCAGGACTCGGACGGCAACGTCGTCGAGAGCCACAGCGTCTCCTCCGGGCTGGACTACGCCGGCGTCGGACCGGAGCTGGCCCACCTCGTCGACACCGACCGTGTGACCCCGGTGAACGTCGACGACGACGCGGCGCTGGAGGCGTTCCACCTGCTCTCCCAGGAGGAGGGCATCATCCCGGCGCTGGAGTCGGCCCACGCTGTCGCCTTCGCCGACGCGCACCCCGAGCAGCTGGGCGAGCTGACGGTCGTCAACGTCTCCGGGCGCGGCGACAAGGACCTCGAATCCGTCATCGAGGAGACGGAGAAGCGCGAGCTGTCGAACGCGCCGAGCATGGACGTGTTCTCGGAGGTGGGCCGATGA
- the trpC gene encoding indole-3-glycerol phosphate synthase produces MNATEEFAPAVRSILDAAARRPVPDDRVSVDGASLSNALAAADADGRVPLIAEVKPTSPTTEGTHTEDPVDLARAMVDGGATALSVLTEPEHFGGSVENLERVREAVDVPVLRKDFLLEPGHLDAVEADAALVIARFVDDVGEMVTAARERGFEPLVEVHSETELETALDAGATLVGVNNRDLASLTVDLGTFERVAPRAPDDVTLVAESGISTPADVRRMREAGADGLLVGSAIMAGEPRRSTEELVYA; encoded by the coding sequence ATGAACGCCACTGAGGAGTTCGCGCCCGCCGTCCGCTCCATTCTGGACGCCGCGGCGCGACGACCGGTGCCCGACGACCGGGTCAGCGTCGACGGCGCGTCACTCTCGAACGCGCTCGCGGCGGCCGACGCGGATGGACGGGTACCACTCATCGCGGAGGTGAAGCCGACGAGCCCGACGACCGAGGGCACGCACACCGAGGACCCCGTCGACCTCGCGCGGGCGATGGTCGACGGCGGCGCGACCGCGCTCTCGGTGCTGACCGAACCCGAGCACTTCGGCGGCAGCGTCGAGAACCTCGAACGGGTGCGCGAGGCCGTCGACGTCCCGGTGCTGCGCAAGGACTTCCTGCTGGAGCCAGGCCACCTCGACGCCGTCGAGGCCGACGCCGCGCTGGTCATCGCCCGCTTCGTCGACGACGTGGGCGAGATGGTGACAGCGGCACGCGAGCGCGGCTTCGAGCCGCTCGTCGAGGTCCACAGCGAGACCGAACTGGAGACCGCACTCGACGCGGGCGCGACCCTCGTCGGCGTGAACAACCGCGACCTCGCCAGCCTGACAGTCGACCTGGGGACGTTCGAGCGCGTCGCGCCCCGGGCTCCAGATGACGTGACGCTCGTCGCGGAGTCGGGTATCTCGACGCCCGCGGACGTCAGACGGATGCGCGAGGCCGGTGCCGACGGCCTGCTGGTCGGCAGTGCGATTATGGCCGGCGAGCCCCGAAGGTCGACCGAGGAGTTGGTGTACGCGTGA